A region of the Pseudoprevotella muciniphila genome:
GACACATGTGAAACGCTTCATGCTGCCCGACACGCTCGGTGTGCTAAACCCACTCACCACAGTGGAATATATGCGCAAGATGCGCCGACGCTTTCCCGACCTGCATTTCGACTTTCATGCCCACAACGACTACAACCTCGCCATAGCCAACGTATCGAGTGCTGTATTAGGCGGCTGCAACGGCATACACACCGCCGTGAACGGACTTGGAGAACGTGCGGGCAATGCGCCGCTGTCGAGTGTGCAAGCCATACTTAAAGACCATTTCGGTATCAAGACAGGCATCGACGAGAGCAAGCTCTACACCATGAGCCTGCTCGTGAGCAGTTGCTCGGGCATACCGGTGCCGCAAAATATGCCCATCGTTGGCGGACACGTGTTCACACAAGTGGCTGGCGTACATGCTGACGGCGATAACAAAAACGGTCTCTACCAGAATGCCCTCATGCCCGAACGTTTCGGCAGACACCGCGAATATGCCCTTGGCAAGAACAGCGGGAAAGCCAATGTGCTGAAAAACCTTGAAGCACTCGGACTTGAACTCACACCCGAGGAGACGAAACGCGTAACAGAGCGCGTCATCGAACTTGGTGACAAAAAAGAAGTGGTAACACCCGAGGACCTGCCCTACATCATCGCCGACGTGCTGAAGCACGACACGATGAAGGAGACTGTGAAACTGGAGAGTTATCTCGTTACAACAGCATACGGACTGAAGCCCTCTGCCTCGCTGCGCATAGAAATTGACGGCAAAAGTTACGAAACGAATGCCACGGGCGACGGACAATACGATGCCTTCATGCACGGTTTGCGCGATATATACGAGAACCGGCTGCATCGCCCCCTTCCGCTACTGACGGACTATGCCGTAAGCATCCCGCCGGGCGGACAGACCGATGCCCTCGTGCAGACCACCATCACATGGGAACTCAACGGCCGCACATTCCGCACACGCGGACTCGACGCTGACCAGACTGATGCTGCAATAAAAGCCACCATCAAGATGCTCAACAGCCTCGGATAAAGAGAAAGAAGTTTTTCGAAGTTAACGAAGTTAATGAAGTTAAAGAAGTTAACGACGATACGTTGGACCGATAAATTACAGAAAGAAGAAGAAAGAAGTATTTCGAAGATAATGAAGTTAGCGAAGCTATAACTTCAAAGAGAAAGAGGTAACGTCGTTAACTTCGAGCGAAGCGATAACTTCAATAACTTCGATAACTTCAAAGAGAAAACTATAACTTCAAAGAGAAAGAGGTAACGTCGTTAACTTCGAGCGAAGCGATAACTTCAATAACTTCGATAACTTCAAAGAGAGAGAACATATCATAAAAAAAACTAACATACAATGAAACTGAACATAGCAGTTCTTGCCGGCGACGGCATAGGCCCCGAAATTTCTGTACAGGGCGTGGCAGTAATGAGCGCTGTAGCAAAAAAATTCGGACACGAAGTAAACTATACCGATGCACTCTGCGGTGCGGCAGCCATCGACGCTGTTGGCGACCCATTCCCCGAGGAGACATTCAGGATTTGTGAAGCGGCAGATGCCGTACTCTTCTCAGCAGTGGGCGACCCGAAATACGACAACGACCCCGAAGCGAAGGTGCGCCCCGAACAAGGTTTGCTCGCCATGCGCAAGAAGTTGGGGCTCTTTGCCAACATACGCCCGGTACAGACATTTGAGTGCCTCATCCACAAATCACCGCTGAAGGATGAACTCGTGAGAGGTGCCGACTTCGTTTGCATCCGCGAACTTACCGGCGGTATGTACTTCGGAGAGAAACAGGAAGGCACCGAAGAGGCATACGACACGAACAAATACACTCGCCCCGAAGTGGAGCGCATACTGAAAGTGGCATACCAATATGCCATGCAGCGGCGCAAGCACCTCACGGTGGTGGATAAGGCTAACGTGCTCGCCAGTTCGCGCCTATGGCGCAAGGTGGCACAGGAGATAGCACCGCAATATCCCGAAGTAACGACGGACTACATGTACGTAGATAATGCTGCCATGCGCATGATTCAGGAGCCTACATTCTTCGACGTGATGGTTACGGAAAACACGTTTGGCGACATCCTCACAGACGAAGGGTCGTGCATCAGCGGAAGCATGGGATTGCTGCCAAGTGCGTCCACAGGTAGCAGCACACCCGTATTTGAGCCAATCCACGGCTCATGGCCGCAAGCCAAAGGTATGAACCTTGCCAATCCATTGGCACAGATTCTGAGCGTGGCGATGCTCTATGAGTACTTCGGTCTGAAAGCGGAAGGCAAACTTATCCGTGATGCCGTAGATGCCAGCCTCGATGCCAATGTCCGCACCCCTGAAATACAAGTGGAAGGCGGCGGAAAATACGGCACGAAGGAAGTTGGCGAATGGATTGTCAACTGGATAGAGAACAACGCTTAAACAGCATTCTGACTCTCACACGATGCGCCCGTCCCCAAACAGGGGCAGGCGCATTAGGCATTATTTCATAAAAGATTTCAGATGAAAATCTCCGATTTCAACTATCCCTTGCCCGACGAGCGCATAGCAAAATACCCTCTTGCAGAACGCGACTCTTCCAAACTTCTGATCTATAAGGACGGCAATGTGAGCGAAGATGTGTTCCGCCACCTGCCCGACCTTCTGCCCGCTGGCGAACTGATGATTTTCAACAACACGAAAGTCATTCAGGCGCGCCTGCATTTCCATAAGGAAACAGGTGCCCTTATTGAAGTGTTCTGCCTTGAACCACACACACCGCACGATTATCAACTTTCGTTCGCACAGACGCGTCGTTGTTCATGGACATGCCTTATAGGAAATGCCAAGAAATGGAAGGAAGGACGACTGGAACGCATCATTCGTGTAGGAAATCGCGACATCACACTCACTGCCGAACGTGGCGGAACAAGCGGAACAGGTTTCGAAGTCATCTTCGACTGGCAAGATGAAAGCATCACCTTTGCCGAAGTGC
Encoded here:
- the leuB gene encoding 3-isopropylmalate dehydrogenase, whose protein sequence is MKLNIAVLAGDGIGPEISVQGVAVMSAVAKKFGHEVNYTDALCGAAAIDAVGDPFPEETFRICEAADAVLFSAVGDPKYDNDPEAKVRPEQGLLAMRKKLGLFANIRPVQTFECLIHKSPLKDELVRGADFVCIRELTGGMYFGEKQEGTEEAYDTNKYTRPEVERILKVAYQYAMQRRKHLTVVDKANVLASSRLWRKVAQEIAPQYPEVTTDYMYVDNAAMRMIQEPTFFDVMVTENTFGDILTDEGSCISGSMGLLPSASTGSSTPVFEPIHGSWPQAKGMNLANPLAQILSVAMLYEYFGLKAEGKLIRDAVDASLDANVRTPEIQVEGGGKYGTKEVGEWIVNWIENNA
- a CDS encoding alpha-isopropylmalate synthase regulatory domain-containing protein; amino-acid sequence: MAKPAPTQRIEIMDTTLRDGEQTGGVSFMPHEKLQIAKALLRDVCVDRIEVASARVSEGEKKAVTSICGWASARGFINRVEVLGFVDHHVSIEWIISCGGKVINLLCKGSQKHCEQQLRKTPEEHIRNIIEEVEYAYARGLVTNVYLEDWSNGMKDSPEYVFALVEALRQTHVKRFMLPDTLGVLNPLTTVEYMRKMRRRFPDLHFDFHAHNDYNLAIANVSSAVLGGCNGIHTAVNGLGERAGNAPLSSVQAILKDHFGIKTGIDESKLYTMSLLVSSCSGIPVPQNMPIVGGHVFTQVAGVHADGDNKNGLYQNALMPERFGRHREYALGKNSGKANVLKNLEALGLELTPEETKRVTERVIELGDKKEVVTPEDLPYIIADVLKHDTMKETVKLESYLVTTAYGLKPSASLRIEIDGKSYETNATGDGQYDAFMHGLRDIYENRLHRPLPLLTDYAVSIPPGGQTDALVQTTITWELNGRTFRTRGLDADQTDAAIKATIKMLNSLG